DNA from Oncorhynchus masou masou isolate Uvic2021 chromosome 5, UVic_Omas_1.1, whole genome shotgun sequence:
GCATAAAACCCAAttatgtacatatacagtacctatatatatatatatatatatatatatatatatatatatatatatcattggtAAAACCCCTTTATTAAGTAAAACCATGTGGCATAGAAAACACATACTTTTTTTTTTGCCTGAATATACAACCACTAACAACTAAAATAATGTAGACGTACAGTAGGCCTAACAGTACATGTATGCAATACTTATCCAGTGCAATACTTATGCATATGCTgaactgtaaaaaaaacaaaaaaaaacgttATCATCATTGAAGACACCACTTTGTAGAGTTTACAACCATTATCCTGGAGTTTTGCTAGATTAATCCGAAATAGATATTGCATGTAAAACACGTATACCTGGACATGAAGAACATAATCAATTATTAATGTCCATTCTCCAAACATGAGCATACATTTGAATAGTTAATGTTTCTTCTATGGGACACAGAATATGTATGATAAGCACATTTTTTATCTGCTTTACTAAATGTCCTCTATATAGGCACACATACAGTAATATGAAAATAGACACAAATGATTACATTGTGTTGCACCTTAATATGTTTTACCTTCTGTGGAAACCATTATCAATTGTATCACATCATCCAAAGATCATTCAAATGTTAACGAAATGAATCCTATACTCACATAATGAATTGTATACTTATATACTCCAAACCTTTTTCTTCTTCCCTAGGTTGCTCCACCCTGGCCCTCTCCAGTGTGGTGTCCACGCTTGGTGGCCTGGTCTTTGGCTACGAGCTGGGGATTATCTCCGGGGCTCTCCTCCAGCTCCAGGCCGAGTTCCGACTCACTTGTGTCCAGCAGGAGGCTGTGGTCAGTGCCCTTCTGATCGGGGCCTTGCTGGCCTCCCTGGTTGGTGGTTGGCTGATTGATCGCTACGGCCGGAGGAACTCCATCCTCCACAGCAACGTCCTCATCCTGGCCGGGAGTTTGATTCTGGTCAGCAACTCTTACTTGGCACTGGTGGTGGGCAGAATCACGGTGGGCTTCGCCATGTGCATCTCCTCCATGTCCTGCTGTATCTTTGTATCGGAGATGGTCACCCCCAAGCACAGAGGTTTTTTGGTGACTCTGTACGAAGTTGGTATCACTGTGGGCATCCTGGGAGCTTACGCCATAAACTATATCCTGTCCGATGCCAGGCAGGGATGGAAGTATATGTTTGGGTTAGCCATCGTGCCTACTTTGGCTCAGTTTGTCTCCATTTGGTTTCTCCCGTCCAATGCCGGAACACCTGCAGCAGGCCAAAGGGCAGGTGCTCAAAGCCAAAGAGGTCTTATTCATTCCATTGAGAATCACAAAGTGGAGAATTCGGCACATGTTTCCAACATACTCGATAACCCACAGTACAGCTTTCTGCACCTCTTTCAACAGAAGGACAACATGAGGACCAGGACTACCATTGCACTAGGCTTGGTGATCTTTCAACAGTTCACAGGTCAGCCCAATGTGCTCTTCTACTCCTCAACCATCTTTCAATCAGTGGGCTTCAAGAGCAATGCCTCGGCAGTGCTGGCGTCCTTGGGCTTGGGGGTAGTCAAGGTGATCGCCACCTTGGTCTCCATGGTGTTTGCCGATAGGGTTGGCAGGAGGCCTCTGCTCATTGGTGGATGTATagtaatgtctgtgtgtttgatgACCATAGGACTTTTGAGCGGGCGTTCAGTGGTCAACACCAACACACCCTGTAATGCTGGGGATTATGTCAATAACAGCACACCCCTATCGCAGCTAACGGTGGAAAATCAATCAAACTTTGACATTTCTGTCAGTCAACGCCTTGGACGTCACGATAGGACCGAAGTAAGGCATATCGCTTACGATGCTGAGAGATCCTTAGGTACTTTGATGCCAGTGGCTTCTCCAGCTGTCCACAATGGAGTGGTGAACTGGATCATTTTATTCTGTATGATGGCAGTCGTCAGTGCATACTCAGTTGGATTTGGACCAAGTAAGTACTTTCTCCTAGGATTATTCATAATTATCGTGTTTTCTGGCTAATTATCTAAATGTGGGGCCACAAGATTGTTGTTAAGCTTAGCTAGAACTTGCTTTTGACAATCATATGGCGTTGTCTTGTGAATGACTAGAGGTTAATGTTTGTGAATTTTCCGTTGCATAGTGACCTGGCTCATTTTGAGTGAAATATTTCCTGCTGCGGTCAGAGGGAGAGCGTTTGCCTTCACAAACTGCTTCAACTGGGCTGCCAACTTAATTGTCACATTCTCCTTCTTGAATGTCATCAGTAAGTGTCTACCTCTATGAATTCACATTCAAACAAGTCCAGTTTACTAccatgcattcggaaagtattcagaccccttgactttttccacattttgttacgttagagccatattctaaaattgattaaatattttttcccctcatcagtctacacataataccccataatgacaaagcaaaaacaggtttttagaattgttgcacatttattaaaaataaaaaaatgaaataccttatttacataaatattcagaccctttgctatgagactcgaaattgagctcaggtgcatcctgtttccattgatcatccttgagatgtttctacaacttgattggtgtcaaactgtggtaaattcaattgattggacatgatttggaaaggcacacacctgtctatataaggtcccacagttgacagtgcatgtcagagcaaaaaccaagccatgagattctctggtctgatgaaaccaagattgatctctttggcctgaaagccaagcatcacgtctggaggaaacctggcaccatccctacggtgaagcatggtggttgcagcatcatgctgtggggatgtttttcagctgcagggactgggagaacagtcagaattgagggaaagattaacggaacaaagtacagcgagacacttgatgaaaacctgctccagagcgctcaaagCCTCAAACTGGGGTGActtttcaccttccaacaggacaacgaccctaagtacacagccaagacaacgcaggagtggcttcgggtctctgaatgtctctgaatgtccttaagtggcccagccggaGCCTTGAtgtgaacccaatctaacatctctggagagacctgaaaaaagctgtgcagcaacgctctccatccaacctgacagcgcttgagaggatctggagagaataatgggagaaactccgcaaatacaggtgtgccaagcttgtagcgtcatacccaagactcgaggctgtaatcgctgcaaagggtgcttcaacaaagtactgagtaaagggtctgaatactcatgtattttctaaaaacctatttttgctttttcattatggggtattgtgtgtagattgatgagaaataaaacacaatttaatccattttagaataaggctgtaacataacaaaatgtggtaaaaggcaaggggtataaatacttgctgaatgtactgtatatagtgccagtcaaaagtttgggcacatctactcattcaagggttaaaTCTTCAAAGATTGAACTATATTCCTTGTATGGCGCTCAACCTAGAATGCAGTGCAGTATTTAGTTAAAAAGTATCTACCTGGCAATTAAGTTGATTATGTTTCGTCACCAGATGTGATTGGTTTGTCTGGGACATTCCTTTCTTATGGGCTGATTGGAGTGGGAGCGGTGGTGTTCTTTTACTTCATGTTACCAGAGACCAAAGGGAAATCACTGGAGCAAATAGACAGGGAGCTCTGTTTGAAAAGGTATAACTCAAACTTCAGTCTATCATTATGCAGTAAAAATAGAAATGCTATTTTCAATGTGATCTGAAATGCAGTTAGATCTAGGAACTTATCTGTTATTTCTTTTGTAGGGTACACAACAGTGAAGAATGCTGTAACATCCTTAGCAGGAGAATCACTTCCCACGGGTATCAAAGAGTGCACATTGTTAGCTCAGCAACCCAATGTTGAGTAAGTCTATACAAGTGTTACATTCtaagtatatatatttattttttacactcTTGCAACCTGACTGAAACAACGGACTGATGCTAATGGCGGTATTGAAAAGTTTAGCATAGTGATCCGTCCAGCTACCATAGCAGAGCTTACGACATGACTGAACAATGTTTTTATTGCACTGgtatttcaaatgtatttttcgAATGCTTGTGAACAATTCTGTCACTTGTTTTCACAAATGAAAATGAAACACAATGTTTTTGCAAGTGACTCTGCTCTTTCTACTACTTTTCAAGTCTGCAAGAAAAATAACAGCAGTTTTCCATTTCCATCAAAAGTCAACCTATACGGAGGTCATCATCTGGCATCACCATCATCAGTTTAGGAGTCTGAGATCGCTGATCCACTGAGGGAGTCTTGCTCTAACCAATGACAATATTGTCCTATCCTTCACTTTGTTCTATGTACAACCCAAGTATGCCTAGCCTACAATGTTTATGTTTGTAAAAATGTTTAACCATTTAGAGAACCATAATGGAAATACGTTTTCAAACTTTTGTGTCATCCTCAAAGATTTTAAATGCATTATCCAAGTGTGGTTGTATTGTGTTTGAAATCAAATAAATCTATAACCTCGGCTCCATAGCCGCATGGGGCTCCTTAACCGGGCCTTTATGGCGCAATTGGTGATCTAATCTAATTAGTAATTCAAAGTCGTTAGTCTTTCAAGTTCACTAGAATTCATCAAATGGCACTCTGACAGATAATGAAGCTCTAAAACAGTAGTCTAACTAAACCTAGCAGTACAATAAAAATGTATCACAATTGTCACAATTCATTTTAAACATAGcaaaatgtatatacagtgcattcggaagtattcagaccccttgacttttccacatgttgttacgttgcagccttattctacaccATGCtcctcaatctaaacacaataacccacaatgacaaagtgaaaaagtTGCATATTTAATCAAAATCAAAAACAtcttatttacagttgaagtcggaagtttgcatacaccttagccaaatacatttaaactccgtttttcacaattcctgacatttattccaaGTAAAAAtgccccgtcttaggtcagttaggatcaccattttattttacaaatctgaaatgtcagcataacagtagagagaaggatttatttcagcttttatttctttcatcacattcccagtgggtaagaagttcaCATACCCttaatttgtatttggtagcattgcctttaaattgtttaacttgggtcaaacattttgggtagccttccacaagcttcccacaataagttgagtgaatattggatattggcccattcctcctgccaGAActagtgtaactgagttaggtttttaggcctccttgcccccacatgctttttcagttctgcatacaaatcttctataggattgaggtcagggctttgtgatggccactccaataccttgactttgactgtttatatagatacttttgtacccgtctcctccagcatcttcacaatgttcctttgctgttgttctgggattgatttgcactattcgcactaaagtacgttcatctctaggagacagaacgcgtctccttcctgagcgttacgacggctgcgttgtcccatggtgtttatacttgcgtactattgtttgtacagatgaatgtggtactttcaggcatttggaaattgctcccaaggatgaaccagacttgtggaggtctacattttttttctgaggtcttggctgatttcttttgattttcccatgatgtcaagcatagaggcactgaatatgaaggtaggccttgaaatacatccacatgtacacctccaattgactcaaatgatgtcaaatgatgcctattagaagcttctaaaaccatgacataattttctggaatttcccaaactatttaaaaggcacagtcaacttagtgaatgtaaacttctgacccactggaattctgatacagtgaattataagggaaataatctgtaaacaattgttggaaaaatgacttgtgtcatgcacaaagtagatgtcctaaccgacttgccaaaactatagtttgtggagtggttgaaaatgagttttaatgactccaaactaaatgtatgtaaacttccgacttcaactgtacataagtattcagaccctttgcctatgagattcgaaattgagctcaggtgcctcctgtttccattgatcatccttgagatgtttctacaacttgattggagtccacctgttgtaaattcaattgattggacatgatttggaaaggcacacacaccggtctatataagctcccacagttgacagtgcatgtcagatcaaaaaccaagccacgaggtcgaaggaatttccGCCAAgctcagacaggattgtgtcgaggcacagatctaggcaTGTATATCAACAAActtctgcagctttgaaggttcccaagaacacagcggcctcaatcattctttaatggaagacatttggaaccaccaaggctcttcctagagctggccaccgaGCCAAACTGAGAAagtgggggagaagggccttggtcagagaggtgaccaagaacccaatggtcactctgacagagctctagagtctctctgtggagatgggagaacctaccagaaggacaaccatctctgcagcaccccaccaatcaggcctttatggtagagtgaccagaaggaagccactcctccgtaaaaggcacatgacagcccacttggagtttgatAAAAGGTATTTAAAGGACTCAGAccaagagaaacaagattctctggtctgatgaaaccaagatcaaaatcttcggcctgaatgccaagcgtcacatctggaggaaacctagcaccatccctatggtgaagcatgatggtggcagcatcatcatgctgtggggatgtttttccaccggcagggactgggagacttgtcaagattgagggaaagatgaacggagcaaagtacagagagatccttgatgaaaacctgctctagagcgctcaagacctgactggggctaaggttcaccttccaacaggacaaca
Protein-coding regions in this window:
- the LOC135539582 gene encoding solute carrier family 2, facilitated glucose transporter member 10-like, coding for MGCSTLALSSVVSTLGGLVFGYELGIISGALLQLQAEFRLTCVQQEAVVSALLIGALLASLVGGWLIDRYGRRNSILHSNVLILAGSLILVSNSYLALVVGRITVGFAMCISSMSCCIFVSEMVTPKHRGFLVTLYEVGITVGILGAYAINYILSDARQGWKYMFGLAIVPTLAQFVSIWFLPSNAGTPAAGQRAGAQSQRGLIHSIENHKVENSAHVSNILDNPQYSFLHLFQQKDNMRTRTTIALGLVIFQQFTGQPNVLFYSSTIFQSVGFKSNASAVLASLGLGVVKVIATLVSMVFADRVGRRPLLIGGCIVMSVCLMTIGLLSGRSVVNTNTPCNAGDYVNNSTPLSQLTVENQSNFDISVSQRLGRHDRTEVRHIAYDAERSLGTLMPVASPAVHNGVVNWIILFCMMAVVSAYSVGFGPMTWLILSEIFPAAVRGRAFAFTNCFNWAANLIVTFSFLNVINVIGLSGTFLSYGLIGVGAVVFFYFMLPETKGKSLEQIDRELCLKRVHNSEECCNILSRRITSHGYQRVHIVSSATQC